A stretch of Fusarium poae strain DAOMC 252244 chromosome 2, whole genome shotgun sequence DNA encodes these proteins:
- a CDS encoding hypothetical protein (TransMembrane:1 (o528-546i)~BUSCO:17951at5125), whose translation MSLADESNRIVEQFDFSDDDLNRSVKEFLKQMDEGLQNEGTSLQQIPTYVTGVPNGTEKGLYLAVDLGGTNFRVCSIMLNGDTTFNLTYNKVAIPKNLMVASTSADLFSFLAKQIEIFLKEHHAEHFNSHLRRRNTSSAPSGYRDEHIFRLGFTFSFPVKQLAINKGLLIRWTKGFDIPDAVGKDVCALLQNEIDNLHLPVKVAALVNDTVGTLMARSYTSTGKSRSVLGAIFGTGTNGAYMEKLDNIKKPITGEYDQSTGEMVVNTEWGSFDNQLNVLPTTPWDKALDLGSVNPGDQMFEKRVSGMFLGEIVRLAVVDLINNEHSALFKDLNSSFNDWGTTTNIAPSSGFLKPWGLDSAIMSVAAADNTPELSTLRQELENLLNVYTPSLEDAQAFKAISNAVGRRAARLSAVAIGAIAINSGKLDDINEEVIDIGVDGSLVEHYPFFRDMIYEALASVDGIGPKGAEKIRIGIAKDGSGVGAALIALVAASREKPEDYLTDLRSESNRARKSSDPFLESSPVSNQALLAGGVVGILALAALWYSKRR comes from the exons ATGTCTCTCGCTGACGAATCCAACCGTATCGTCGAACAATTCGACTTCTCCGACGATGATCTCAACAGAAGTGTGAAGGAATTCTTGAAGCAAATGG ACGAGGGTCTTCAAAATGAAGGCACCAGCCTTCAGCAAATCCCTACCTACGTCACCGGCGTTCCCAACGGCACAGAAAAG GGCCTTTACCTAGCTGTTGATCTCGGAGGCACAAACTTCAGAGTCTGCTCCATTATGCTGAATGGCGACACCACCTTCAACCTCACTTACAACAAGGTTGCTATTCCTAAAAACCTCATGGTTGCAAGCACCTCAGCAGACCTGTTCTCTTTTCTCGCCAAGCAGATCGAAATCTTCCTAAAGGAGCACCATGCCGAGCACTTCAACTCCCACTTGCGCCGCCGCAACACTTCCAGCGCCCCCTCTGGTTATCGCGATGAGCACATTTTCCGTCTGGGGTTCACCTTTAGTTTCCCCGTCAAGCAGCTTGCCATTAACAAGGGCCTGCTGATTCGATGGACCAAGGGATTTGATATCCCAGATGCCGTAGGCAAGGACGTTTGCGCTCTGCTTCAGAACGAGATTGACAACCTTCACCTCCCCGTCAAGGTTGCTGCGCTTGTCAACGACACCGTCGGTACTCTCATGGCCCGATCTTACACTTCTACTGGCAAGAGCCGCTCTGTTCTGGGCGCTATCTTCGGCACTGGCACCAACGGTGCTTACATGGAGAAGCTAGATAACATCAAGAAGCCCATTACAGGCGAGTATGACCAGTCAACGGGTGAGATGGTGGTCAACACTGAGTGGGGTTCCTTTGACAACCAACTTAACGTTTTGCCCACCACACCCTGGGATAAGGCTCTTGACCTTGGTAGTGTAAACCCTGGTGACCAGATGTTTGAGAAACGAGTATCAGGTATGTTCCTGGGTGAGATTGTACGATTGGCAGTGGTCGACCTGATCAACAACGAACACTCGGCATTGTTCAAGGATCTCAACTCGAGCTTCAACGACTGGGGTACCACCACTAACATCGCCCCCTCATCCGGTTTCCTCAAGCCATGGGGGCTTGATAGCGCCATCATGTCTGTAGCCGCTGCCGACAACACTCCCGAGCTTTCAACTCTTCGCCAGGAGCTCGAGAACTTGCTCAACGTCTACACTCCTTCGCTAGAGGATGCCCAGGCTTTCAAGGCTATTTCCAATGCCGTCGGTCGCCGTGCCGCTCGATTGTCCGCTGTTGCCATTGGTGCTATCGCCATCAACTCTGGAAAGCTAGATGACATCAACGAGGAGGTTATTGATATTGGTGTCGACGGTAGTCTTGTTGAGCACTACCCTTTCTTCCGCGACATGATCTACGAAGCACTCGCTTCTGTCGACGGAATTGGTCCTAAGGGTGCCGAGAAGATACGAATCGGCATCGCTAAGGATGGCAGTGGTGTCGGTGCTGCCCTTATTGCTCTAGTGGCTGCTAGCAGAGAGAAGCCTGAGGATTACCTTACCGACCTGAGATCCGAGTCCAACCGCGCTCGCAAGTCCTCTGATCCATTCC TTGAATCATCACCCGTCTCCAACCAAGCCCTATTAGCTGGTGGCGTCGTTGGTATCCTTGCGCTAGCAGCCCTATGGTACAGCAAGCGCCGATAA
- a CDS encoding hypothetical protein (MEROPS:MER0052372~TransMembrane:9 (o45-63i96-114o134-155i242-259o265-282i294-313o333-355i435-457o463-481i)~BUSCO:23768at5125) yields MAENVTDTATLEGSFDTLNSTTGTGESWLSAFSYLQDQSFLMLELRLVLSAVGIIYLGAHAALRRPPSAAPAKKKKAGDEDEGEERFAQGLEPSDAIIFPLMAGVVLVGLYYLIQWLQDPDILNKILRWYMSTMSIASLVSIYSHGIEVVTSLVFPRYWRGRDGRLRTVNQKNRSVQVCDDAGNPTADVSTTGNPFPGIFACLAFSETIRKSGWELRGLLTRHWAVRLFIHGMGKEQGRIKFAHVVSLVMALATALIYSSTTSPLLANTLGYAMCYGSLLLISPTDFLTSTLILVGLFFYDIIMVFYTPYMVTVATKLDVPIKLTFQAAERKSILGLGDIVIPGMVMALALRFDLWRHYEGKIKYESTDLKLIEKDPSSGALVAKSETKHKEVKAKYVNVKGNWGDNFWTRGAFFLSASKQVPQDLAATHFRKTYFYASVTGYLLGMCVTLAMLLVFKRGQPALLYLVPGVLGSLWLTGLARGEIKQMWKYTEDGSLDIIDVVVDLDGDGNAVKTIGKLEDGVVDLTKDDKKEKDDEKKKDEKKGDGKEQHRVFMLSVDAEEESNSE; encoded by the exons ATGGCCGAAAACGTTACAGATACGGCCACGCTCGAGGGCTCTTTCGATACTTTGAACTCTACCACAGGAACGGGAGAGAGTTGGCTATCGGCTTTCTCGTACCTTCAAGATCAAAGCTTTCTCATGCTTGAGCTGAGACTTGTACTCAGCGCCGTCGGCATCATCTATCTCGGCGCCCACGCTGCTCTTCGCCGACCTCCTTCTGCGGCACctgcaaagaagaagaaggcaggcgatgaagatgaaggcgAGGAGCGTTTCGCTCAGGGATTGGAGCCATCAGATGCCATCATTTTCCCGCTCATGGCTGGTGTTGTCCTCGTTGGTTTGTACTACCTGATCCAGTGGCTCCAGGACCCCGACATTCTCAACAAGATTCTAAGATGGTACATGTCTACCATGTCAATTGCTAGCTTGGTGTCTATCTATTCTCATGGGATCGAAGTGGTTACCAGCCTGGTGTTCCCAAGGTACTGGCGGGGCCGAGATGGTCGTCTGAGGACAGTGAACCAGAAGAACAGATCTGTCCAAGTCTGCGATGATGCAGGTAATCCGACAGCAGATGTTTCGACAACGGGCAACCCATTCCCTGGAATTTTTGCCTGCTTGGCGTTCTCGGAGACGATTCGTAAGTCAGGATGGGAGTTGCGTGGTCTTCTCACTCGACATTGGGCTGTCAGGCTCTTCATCCATGGCATGGGCAAAGAGCAAGGTAGAATCAAGTTTGCTCATGTGGTATCCTTGGTCATGGCGTTGGCTACGGCGCTCATCTACTCGTCCACTACATCGCCTTTGTTGGCCAACACACTCGGCTACGCCATGTGCTATGGCTCACTACTTCTGATCTCCCCAACAGACTTTTTGACTAGTACTCTGATTCTCGTCGGTCTATTCTTCTACGATATCATAATGGTCTTTTATAC CCCATACATGGTCACCGTCGCAACCAAATTGGATGTACCCATCAAACTCACTTTCCAGGCTGCGGAGCGCAAGAGTATCCTCGGTCTCGGCGACATCGTTATTCCAGGCATGGTTATGGCTTTAGCCCTTCGATTCGACCTCTGGCGCCATTACGAGGGCAAAATAAAGTACGAGAGCACCGACTTGAAACTCATCGAAAAGGACCCATCCTCAGGAGCTCTTGTCGCGAAAAGCGAGACTAAGCACAAGGAGGTTAAGGCCAAGTACGTCAACGTGAAGGGAAACTGGGGTGACAACTTCTGGACTCGCGGAGCTTTCTTCCTCTCTGCGTCTAAGCAGGTGCCCCAAGACCTTGCAGCTACACATTTCCGCAAGACCTACTTCTACGCTTCTGTCACTGGATATCTCCTTGGAATGTGCGTCACCTTGGCCATGCTTTTGGTATTCAAGCGCGGCCAGCCTGCACTCTTGTATCTTGTTCCTGGTGTTCTGGGTTCGCTGTGGTTGACGGGCTTGGCCCGTGGTGAAATCAAACAGATGTGGAAGTACACCGAGGACGGTAGTCTCGATATTATTGACGTGGTTGTTGACCTGGATGGCGATGGCAACGCTGTCAAGACAATCGGCAAACTCGAGGATGGTGTTGTCGATCTTACCAAGGAcgacaagaaagagaaagatgacgagaagaaaaaggatgagaagaagggcGATGGAAAGGAGCAGCATCGTGTCTTCATGCTCTCAGTTGatgctgaagaagagagcAATTCGGAGTAG
- a CDS encoding hypothetical protein (BUSCO:50050at5125) — translation MSLPSTKPAQTSILSFFSSKAPNYAPPPSQTAAKVPPPPPPPPPPPPPAVTATPLTTNTTSTSGFEIPPLPTSLPQEATIRPVTADDVNALRRINALLLPVSYPDNFYQRAVDLSASGRFSRVITWAHDGAEAKVIGGVVCRVEPLLDPNTPGDVPRNLYIQSLCLLSPYRSLGLVNATVDNIIATAVSDPNLNVTAVTAHVWTENEEGMKWYEDRGFKRENQPIQGYYLKLRPNSAWLVSRPTGASVRNLIATSSSAPPSSVAVSATTAIANLDPATGPPKNGASRPPMPSSARSYQNQGPEREWNDLPDDMASSRLAPPPRATAPRGLRGYWFRCKL, via the coding sequence ATGTCGCTTCCGTCTACTAAACCTGCTCAGACTTCTATCctatccttcttctcgtcaaaGGCGCCTAACTATGCGCCTCCTCCTTCCCAAACGGCCGCCAaagttcctcctcctcctcctcctcctcctcccccccCTCCGCCAGCAGTTACTGCCACTCCACTGACCACAAACACGACCTCAACCTCCGGGTTCGAAATTCCACCTCTACCGACCTCCCTTCCTCAAGAAGCGACAATCCGACCTGTCACGGCCGACGACGTCAATGCTTTACGTCGCATCAACGCCCTCCTACTGCCTGTCAGCTACCCTGACAACTTCTACCAGCGTGCTGTAGACCTCTCTGCCTCTGGTCGCTTCTCTCGAGTCATTACATGGGCTCATGACGGTGCTGAGGCCAAGGTTATCGGTGGTGTTGTCTGTCGAGTCGAGCCGCTCCTCGATCCCAACACTCCAGGCGATGTTCCTCGCAACCTTTACATCCAGTCATTATGTCTCCTTTCACCATACCGATCGCTCGGACTCGTGAACGCCACTGTGGATAACATCATTGCTACTGCAGTTTCGGACCCTAATTTGAACGTGACAGCTGTCACGGCTCATGTCTGGACCGAGAACGAGGAAGGAATGAAGTGGTATGAAGACCGAGGCTTCAAGCGAGAGAACCAACCCATCCAAGGTTACTATCTCAAGCTACGCCCGAATTCCGCTTGGCTAGTCAGCCGTCCCACGGGTGCTTCTGTTCGAAACTTGATTGCTACTTCCTCCTCGGCACCCCCAAGCTCTGTCGCTGTCAGCGCAACTACTGCTATTGCCAATCTGGACCCAGCCACCGGTCCTCCCAAGAATGGCGCTTCGCGGCCACCGATGCCATCTTCTGCACGATCCTACCAAAACCAAGGGCCCGAAAGGGAGTGGAACGATCTGCCTGATGATATGGCAAGCAGTCGACTCGCGCCACCGCCCCGCGCCACCGCCCCGCGGGGCCTCAGGGGGTACTGGTTCCGGTGCAAGCTCTAG
- a CDS encoding hypothetical protein (BUSCO:42741at5125) has product MNAGTGRAGVISAGDDASPMDKLVSYLLSSPLCLLSNLPAMQCDPHHNLTRERHHVLRDDASSLRPLSQRLGMKLFAHYLSTNLSLNQSLIDAAQAHAVLDDVLYNVLSDLLMKTHREEKTARATTAAIRIEKLASDASDANTLDSKPDVRIETDAAIYEDGKVLLKGNPLKTTAEILCPRCHLPRLLYPTDGKGAKKPDPSIIYCKKHPYIDKPGCDIYGQSWVGPGPGRGKKKKDMEKNNTDSPTPEQRPPNVLSFPSATCSKCKRCILVTRLNNHMGSCIGNSGRNASRAAAQKLSNGGSQNDPTPPSSQKATPAPGSRATSPKKRDASDDEEDSENSHKKKKIKPTSSVTKKVILKTKPSFKKDKPKGLSSLSQEQKADYTNGDSVEVAPKKAVSKGISPVKKLKMNKPQLGSPKPKSNLIREATGESESSDTLSSPPQ; this is encoded by the coding sequence ATGAATGCTGGTACAGGCAGGGCAGGCGTCATAAGCGCTGGTGATGATGCTTCGCCTATGGATAAGCTGGTAAGTTATTTACTCTCGTCGCCTCTTTGCTTGCTTAGCAACCTCCCTGCGATGCAATGCGATCCTCACCACAACCTCACTCGCGAGCGCCATCATGTCCTCCGCGATGATGCCTCATCTCTGCGCCCCCTATCGCAGCGACTTGGCATGAAGCTTTTCGCTCATTATCTATCAACAAATTTATCTCTCAACCAATCGCTAATTGACGCTGCACAGGCACATGCTGTATTAGACGATGTGCTTTACAACGTTCTGAGCGATCTCTTGATGAAGACGCATCGCGAGGAGAAGACTGCTAGAGCTACTACCGCTGCGATTCGAATCGAAAAGCTGGCTTCCGACGCGTCCGATGCCAACACACTCGATAGTAAACCTGATGTGCGGATAGAGACGGACGCTGCCATCTATGAGGACGGAAAAGTGTTGCTCAAGGGCAATCCACTCAAGACCACCGCCGAGATCCTCTGCCCCCGATGTCATTTGCCTCGACTCCTCTATCCCACCGACGGAAAAGGTGCCAAGAAGCCCGATCCCAGCATAATCTATTGCAAAAAGCATCCCTATATCGACAAGCCTGGGTGCGACATCTATGGACAGAGCTGGGTAGGTCCGGGCCCTGGCCGAggtaagaagaagaaagacatGGAAAAGAACAACACCGACTCTCCCACGCCCGAACAGAGACCGCCCAACGTGCTCTCCTTCCCCTCTGCCACTTGCAGCAAGTGCAAGCGTTGCATTCTCGTTACTCGACTCAATAATCACATGGGCTCGTGTATTGGCAACAGTGGGCGCAATGCCAGTAGAGCTGCGGCGCAGAAGTTGAGCAACGGCGGATCGCAGAACGACCCTACACCTCCATCATCGCAAAAGGCGACACCCGCGCCGGGTTCTCGCGCCACCAGCCCAAAGAAGCGCGACGccagcgatgatgaggaggattCTGAGAACAGtcacaagaagaagaagatcaagccCACGTCCTCGGTCACCAAAAAGGTGATTCTTAAGACGAAGCCGAGCTTCAAGAAAGACAAACCCAAGGGCCTTTCGTCATTAAGTCAAGAGCAAAAAGCCGACTACACAAATGGCGATTCGGTTGAAGTTGCCCCTAAGAAGGCCGTGTCCAAGGGAATCAGTCCTGTTAAGAAACTTAAGATGAACAAACCTCAGCTGGGCTCACCCAAGCCAAAATCCAATCTCATCAGGGAAGCTACCGGGGAGTCAGAATCTTCCGACACCCTTTCATCTCCACCTCAGTAA
- the MPG1 gene encoding mannose-1-phosphate guanyltransferase, producing the protein MKGLILVGGYGTRLRPLTLSVPKPLVEFANKPMIVHQIEALVAAGVTDIVLAVNYRPEVMEKFLAEYEEKFGINIEFSVETEPLDTAGPLKLAERILAKDDSPFFVLNSDVICDFPFEDLLAFHKNHGNEGTIVVTKVEEPSKYGVVVHQPGHRSLIDRFVEKPVEFVGNRINAGLYIFNTSILDRIELRPTSIEKETFPAMVKDNQLHSFDLEGFWMDVGQPKDFLSGTCLYLSSLTKKGSKELTPPSEPFVHGGNVLIDPSAKIGKNCRIGPNVTIGPNVVIGDGVRLQRCVLLKGSKVKDHAWVKSTIVGWNSTIGRWARLENVTVLGDDVTVGDEIYVNGGSVLPHKSIKANVDIPAIIM; encoded by the exons ATGAAGG GACTCATTCTTGTCGGTGGCTATGGCACCCGTCTTCGACCTCTC ACCTTGAGTGTTCCCAAGCCCCTGGTCGAGTTTGCCAACAAGCCCATGATTGTGCACCAAATTGAGGCGCTGGTCGCAGCTGGTGTTACTGACATCGTCCTCGCTGTCAACTACCGACCCGAGGTCATGGAGAAATTCCTAGCAGAG TACGAGGAAAAGTTCGGCATCAACATCGAATTCTCCGTCGAGACTGAGCCTCTCGACACCGCCGGACCCCTGAAGCTTGCTGAGCGTATTCTCGCCAAGGACGACTCTCCCTTCTTCGTCCTCAACTCTGATGTTATTTGCGACTTCCCCTTCGAGGACCTCCTGGCCTTCCACAAGAACCACGGCAACGAGGGTACCATTGTCGTTACCAAGGTTGAGGAGCCCTCCAAGTATGGTGTCGTTGTCCACCAGCCCGGGCACCGCTCTTTAATTGATCGATTCGTCGAGAAGCCCGTCGAGTTCGTTGGTAACCGTATCAACGCTGGTCTCTACATCTTCAACACCTCCATCCTTGACCGTATCGAACTTCGCCCGACTTCGATCGAGAAGGAGACCTTCCCCGCCATGGTCAAGGACAACCAGCTCCACTCTTTCGACCTTGAGGGTTTCTGGATGGATGTCGGTCAGCCCAAGGATTTTCTCAGCGGTACATGCTTGTACCTTTCTTCCCTCACAAAGAAGGGCAGCAAGGAACTCACCCCTCCCAGCGAGCCTTTCGTTCACGGCGGAAACGTCCTGATCGACCCCTCAGCCAAGATTGGCAAGAACTGCAGAATCGGACCCAATGTCACTATTGGCCCCAACGTTGTTATCGGCGATGGTGTCCGTCTGCAGCGATGTGTCCTGCTCAAGGGATCCAAGGTCAAGGACCACGCCTGGGTCAAGTCCACCATTGTTGGTTGGAACAGTACTATCGGTCGATGGGCCCGTCTCGAGAACGTAACAGTTCTTGGTGACGATGTCACTGTCGGCGACGAGATCTACGTCAACGGTGGCAGCGTTCTTCCCCACAAGTCTATCAAGGCCAACGTCGACATTCCTGCCATCATCATGTAA
- the CYP1 gene encoding heme binding (BUSCO:54170at5125) — translation MTTNIALETTMGSLILELYTSHAPKTCNNFTTLVRRGYYDNTIFHRIIPNFMVQGGDPTGTGRGGSSIFGEKFEDEIDPGLKHTGAGILSMANAGPNTNGSQFFVTLAPTPWLDGKHTIFGRVKSGMGTIKRMGLVKTGPEDRPVEEVKIVKARIVEEEEQI, via the exons ATGACAACAAATATCGCGCTAGAAACCACAATG GGCTCGCTCATTCTTGAGCTGTACACCTCGCACGCCCCAAAGACCTGCAACAATTTCACCACCCTCGTCCGTCGCGGCTACTAtgacaacaccatcttcCACCGCATCATCCCCAACTTCATGGTTCAGGGTGGCGATCCTACAGGGACCGGTCGCGGAGGAAGCTCCATCTTTGGCGAGAAATTTGAGGACGAGATCGATCCAGGTCTGAAGCACACGGGCGCCGGCATCTTGAGCATGGCCAACGCGGGCCCAAACACGAATGGATCGCAGTTCTTTGTCACGCTTGCGCCTACGCCTTGGCTCGATGGAAAACATACAATCTTTGGCAGGGTTAAGTCTGGAATGGGTACCATTAAAAGGATGGGTCTCGTCAAGACTGGACCTGAAGACAGACCAGTTGAGGAAGTCAAGATTGTCAAGGCGCGTATtgtggaggaggaagagcagATCTAG
- a CDS encoding hypothetical protein (BUSCO:56770at5125) — MGGFYMQYLETISSMASAIAHGEVMRWTKKRLCLCRRRGWTDPMYECYRDHNGYTCLVLVNGREYQTDLAYESDVLAQENAAMRAFMVCRNFSVNGGMLARNGIVQGLPAQETARRRKSRHTSSRDSDRHSRRSGHHSSSSSTASFD, encoded by the exons atgGGCGGCTTCTATATGCAGTACCTTGAGA CAATTTCGTCCATGGCGTCGGCAATTGCGCATGGAGAAGTTATGCGATGGACAAAAAAAAGATTGT GCCTCTGCCGTCGTCGAGGATGGACAGACCCCATGTACGAGTGTTACCGGGACCACAACGGCTACACTTGCCTGGTCCTTGTCAATGGCCGTGAATATCAGACAGATCTCGCATACGAATCCGACGTTTTGGCCCAAGAGAATGCTGCTATGCGTGCTTTCATGGTATGCCGCAACTTCTCCGTCAACGGAGGTATGCTGGCTCGCAATGGCATTGTTCAAGGCCTTCCAGCTCAGGAAACAGCACGCCGCCGCAAGAGCCGCCACACGTCTTCTCGAGACAGCGACCGCCACAGCAGGCGATCGGGACACCACTCCAGTAGTAGCTCGACTGCCTCATTCGACTGA